The genomic window TTTTAAGAGAGACTTATAATAAGAGACTCTCAACAACCTGATTTAACCAAACACAACCACATTATGATGATTGAGTGGtgcaatttataaataaatgactgCTGTGTGATTTCATAGGAACCTGAACCAGAGAAGACTGAAGAAAAGGAATCTGAGGTAAAAGACAAACTTCCAAAAGAGATTGCTGAATCTCCCAGCACTGTTGAGAACTGTCGCTTCACGCGATCCATGGCTCGTACTTCAGAAACAGGTACGAGTCTAACAGATCTGCTGATTAAATCCAGAAGTTGTATATGTGATGATTAGTAAGGTTTGATTGATTTATCTTCCTGTAATAGATGACAGTAGCGGGTCAAAGTCCAGAGGAGATGGCCGGTGAGCACGAcgttaatttaatattttaattctaTTTAGTGGATCTATGCCCAGGTTTTCTAATGGTCTCTGTGGGTTTCCATCAGGCCTACACGTTCAGGCTCCAAGCGGCGGGCAGCTGAGTCGGCAATCCAGGAAATCGGCACACCCAAAAAGAAGCACTCTCCTCCAAAGAAATGCCTCACGGTATGAGCATCTCTGACCACCATAATGCCACCAGTCCACCATAATGCCACCAGTCCACCAAAATGAACCCATCTTGAAGCCAAAACATTCCTTGACTCTTGTTGTAAAGAAAAGCTTTCCACAGACGTCCACATTAAGTTTCTCTGTGGTTGTTTGCAGATTTGTGGTCAGTTTTTTTAGGATTGGATTAACCAATCCAGACAACCCATTAAGTGTCCATTTGTGTCCATGTAGAGTGTTGCTCCGCACATGCGCTCGTTCGTGCACACTGTGCAGAAGAACCAGATGCTGATGATGACGCCTGGATCTCTGGGCCGCAGCAATATCATGAAGTCCTTCATCAAACAATCTGCCAGCAAAACTGATGTCAAGGTGGGCACACCTTTCAGACTGTTCACATTCATCTGTGCATGTGTTAAGGCCCTatgaaatcctttttttttttttttttctccgcaaattccaatttaaaacatcacctcaattcaaacacccacgcaATCTTAGAACGATTTGcctgtgtctattaaacctttgtcAAAATCACACCAAAACATTCAGATATGCATCACTGAGCCTGAGAGCAGTTGTCATCTATAGGTATGAAACCGCTTCACCAATaacttttcaaccacacagtatcgtTATTTCTGCTACAAATATGCATATCACAGAAGAAGTTTTATAGTTTGGATAAAAGTCTACGGAagctacaaaaaataaaatgaatcgCTATTTGAAAGTAGCATGGCGCTTTAAATAACGGTTGTATCGATTGCATTGTTAAACCAGTAggtgaatcattcattcaagagatttgttcaaaaatgctcatacatccagtaatgaaacaagtgaagtctttgagcgtgtcattgaatcattcattcaaagcaATTTTTAATCCATTCAGattcatttaacatttttatatagactgcagcaattaacatttgtCTCAACCTAAACTacaaaatggttatttttagttgtctgttcagaattgAGGGAGAATTgtgatatttaaaggtgccctagattcaaaaattgaatttatcttagcatagttgaataactccttcctcctccttatatagatctcatttgtttaaacaacctctgaagaacaggcgaatttcaacataacaccgactgttacgtaacagtcgcgatcattaatcattaatatgtgcgcccccaatatttgcatgtgtcaacccatgttcccaacattatgaaaggcattagacaagggcagccagtattaacgtctggatctgtgcacagctgaatcatcagactaggtaagcaagcaagaacaatagtgaaaaatgatgatccatgatatcatgatatttttagtgatatttgtaaattgtttctaaatgtttcgttagcatgttgctaatgtactgttaaatgtggttaaagttaccatcgtttattacagtattcacggagacgagggccgtcgctattttcatttttaaacacttgcagtctgtataattcataaacacaacttcattctttataaatctctccaacagtgtagcattagccgttagtcacggagcacagcctcaaattcattcagaatcaaatgtaaacatcaaaataaacactgtacttacgcgattagacatgctgcatgacgaacactttgtaaagatccattttgagggttatattagctgtgtgaactttgttgtTTAAGGTAAGCGTGaactcttggggcgtggagcaccagatttaaagggccacacaccctgaattggctaatttctaattatgccccaaaataggcagttaaaaatgaattaaaaaaactttatggggtattttgagctgaaacttcacagacacattcaggggacaccttagacttatattacatctttttttaaaaaaagttctagggcacctttaaaatctctattttaaacaaaccaaaaaaaaaataaaggttatttttcaatttatccagaatcgtgcagctctgaTTCACGGACACTAGTCCATTGTGTGATTTAGATTAAGTGTAGAGCCTACTTTAGATTTATTAATCTCAAATTTGCCACATTCTTTCATTCCTTGGTATacagtacattttatttttatacctGGATATTACGTTTTCACCCACGTTTTTTCACATTGCGGAAATCATAGGGCTCTAATTTTTGTACTTCAGATTAGGTTATTTCAATGCTAATATGCTTCTCTAAGATGAAGTGCTTTTAGTTAGTAACTGTACTTCCTGTCTTTCCCCCTCAGTTGGGCTCTGGCTCTGTGGTGAGTATAAATGAGTTCACACCGGTGTCACTTCCATGTCCGTCAACCATTTGAATTCACTTTTGTTTGACACTTCCTTTTTCTAGTATTATGAGTGGGCTTTTGTTTAGTTGCTTAATCCTTAACTCGTCATACTATACTTCCCTTGGGCAGTGAAGGCACTTTGTCTAAACTGAAACAGGACTGACCATCCCATTCAGACTTTAACCTCATCACTCATGTGGTGTATAAATGTGTCTTTTGTGGCTTGGGAAGTTTATATTCACCCATTTGTGTCTCTGCAATGTTGGCAAGAAATCTGTCTGTTTATAGTCACTTTTCACACAAAGCAAAAGCTGCCATCCTTATGTTTGGTTTAACTTTCATCGTCCTTGTCATTCACTTAATTGCTGTAATTGTGGTAACTCTAAAATTAACGCTTTTCCTCCAGGAGCGAGAACGACAGAAGTGGGACGCCTTGAATAAGAAGATTGAACAAGAGAATGAACGAAAGAAAAAGATTGAAGAGGAGagacgaaagaaacaggaagaaATGAAAAGGTGGGAGCGTGCTTTGGACTACTTTCAACTcgtttattatattaaattgaatTATTAATCTGGTTCAAGTGTGAATGCAAATCTGGACTCATTGGCGAATTCTGTCCACTTTAGAAAGCGGGATGAACGTTTGAAGCGTGTTGTTGAGGCTCGAGTGAAAGGTGAAAAGGAGAAAGAgcaggaaaagaaaaagaagattGAAGAGAAAATGgcacagctggagaagaaaaacGATTTGGTTGGTACTGAAGACTGAAAGGAAAGCCACACTGTTGAGTTGGAGTATTTGATTTAagctttttaaaatgtgtctctTTCTCTCAGCTGCGAGTTGAGCGAATGGCAGAGGAAAAAGCCAAGAGGAAAGTGGCCACTAAACGACAGGAAGAACTGGAGCTGCGCAAGAAACAGGAAGAGGCAGCCAGACAAAAGAAACTTCAGCAAGTTGTAAGTCAACACCAGCATTCAAAGTGGAGAGTCCATGTTGAAAGAAGTTTTGCAAGTTTGATGATGGGACcactatattttatatatatatatatatatatatatatatataatatttcttttCATAATTATATACACTACAGCTtagatcattttaatgcatattttcTGAATAAGTTAATTTGttactgactccaaacatttaaacagtgtaatttatctttatttgtagCTACAATAGTTAATCTATAtacttgtctttttttctttaggaGGAAGAGGAGCGGCGGCACCAAGAAATGCTGGCCAAGCGCAAGGCTGAAGAGGAGCGAGAGAAAGCCCGCAAACTGGCCGAGGCCACACGCGCCCTGGAACTGAAGAAAGAACAAGAGCGGGAGAAAGAGAAGGAGCGTGAACGTGAGCGGGAAAGAGAGCGGGAGCGAGAAAGACAAGCTGCAGCTGAGAAGTTGGTTGCTTTTTTCATGCATTCGTTTTGAATGAAAGCATGACTTTTAAAGATACTAAATATGCGTGTTTGTGTCTTGCAGAGAAAGACTAGAGAAAGAGAAGGCTATCGCTCTTCAGAAGGAACTGGAGAGAGCagccagagagaaagagaggagagAGATGGAGGAGAAGAGGAAGATGGTGAGGATTTTATTGTACCATGCCATCTATTTTTATGGACATTTTAGCATATTGCATAAAGAAACACTGGATGGAAATGCAAAGATGTGCATAAATTCTTAAAAAGGGGGTTCAAAAAAAGTGTGCGCTTAACTGAGACAGTCCcttctctttttttatatatatatatatatatatataatatattttattattatttttaattatttatttttttccttttaatcCAATAAGACATTCACAAactacaataaaaacacatttaaaggtgccctagaatcaaacatagttgaataacaagagttcagtacatggaaatgacagtgAGTcccaaactccattgtttcctccttcttatgtaaatctcatttgtttaaaagacctccgaaaaacaagcaaatctcaacataacactgactgtaacgtaacagtcgggatcattaatatgtacgcccccaatatttgcatatgccagcccatgttcaaggcattagacaagggcagccagtattaacgtctggatctgtgcacagctgaatcatcagactaggtaagcaagcaagaacaacagcgaaaaatggcagatggagcgataataactgacatgatccatgatatcatgatatttttagtgatctttgtaaattgtctttctaaatgttttgttagcatgttgctaatgtactgtttaatgtggttaaagtaaccatcgtttcttactgtatccacggagacaagagccgtcgcagTCTGTATTAAACATAAACACTTActacatcttcattctttataaatctctccaacagtgtgtaatgttagttttagccaatgtaaacatccaaataaatcctttactcacatgatccgatgcatacatacagcatgcatgacgaacatcttgtaaagatccatttgagggttatattagctgtgtgaactttgtttatgcactgtattatagttgagagctcggggggcagggagcgtgagatttaaaggggctgcagcctgaattggtgcatagttaatgatgccccaaaataggcagttaaaaaaattaaaaaaaacctatggggtattttgagctgaaacttcagacacattcaggggacttatattacatcttgtaaaaactgattctagggcacctttaacaattaAATCCCTTGCTGCACAACAAACTCGCGTCACATTGGATAACTGAATTAACCAGTGGACCAATCACattgcacagcatctcaaatgttggtttgatcgttctgaaatgcctgagccaaagtctGGCATCAAAAATGATTGTTTAATTTCTTCACAGAAGCATGATTCATAATCTCATTAAATTTGTGTGCTCCTTTAACAGGAGGAGCAGAGGAGGGCCGAACAGGAGAGAGAAGCCCAACAGAAacgtgctgctgctgctgctgctgcctcAGCGTCCCATACAGTCACAGCTCAGGTACTTAACAGCCAAAATCAATGTTGGTCAGTCATGGCTTTGTggaatgttattttagtatttgttAATATCTTGAattggattttatttttatatttttcagtttttattttcattattagtttttttttttgttcaattgCCAAACTATCTTGAatggttttagttaacgatAACACAGGACTTGTGGGCCCAAATAAATTTATTCTCAATAAcaatttaattgaaattaacTGTTTATTAATAGCTATTGCAATGCATACATTGTTTTGGTGACATCAACAGtttctcaaaaataaaaataaatgcaaaccCACCCCACCCCAAAAGGATAGCCCTACCCCTAATTCACTAACACCTCCCCCATAAAGTGTGggcacaccccctactgctgattggccaCAAGTGTTTTGGCACTCTGTCTGATACAGTTTCAATAGCATTTCTAAGAAATCTGTTACTGcaactttaaaggattagttcactttcaaatgaaaattaccccatgctttactcgccctcaagccatcctaggtgtatatgactcgCATCTTTCAGACGAAGACagaaatattaatgaatatccTGAGGcacccaagctttataatggcagtaatgcGTTTCCAAACGTGTATGAgaaagaaagtgtctccatccacatccatccatcataaacatattccacatggctccagagggttaataaagtaCTTCTGAAgcatcatatacacctaggatggcttgagggcgagcTTGAgctcatttttatttgaaagtgaactaatcctttaatacattttaatgtatgtttttaattcTTGGTACACTGAATACAATTTTTAAAGACgtttttgttaaattattaacAGTTCTCAAAAACACAAGCAGCTAGTATGCTCAACTCCACTATAACTAAGGGTTCAGCTCTAAACATGACTGTGGATATTGAGGTAAATGTCTTTTCCTTCCCAGTTCTTTCGATGCCTGTTCATTTTCGCTGTACTGAGTATTTACTAAACTTGCtactaataaatatttttactaaagCTGTTATTTCATCTCCACAGAACTCTGTCCTGAAAACTCCAGTTGGTAAAGGAGCTGCACTGAATAAGACCATAGATCACGGAGCTGGACTCAACGTGACCGTTGACATTGAGGTGAGGTCACGGCAACTGTAATGCATCATTTTCCCTACTAAAGTACAGAACATGTCGGATAATATTAGTAAGCACAGAATAGCTGCTGGAGAAGGAAAATTTAAGACTTTAAATTCCAGTTGGACATTTTTCCATCTAATTTAGGTTACCAAGTTCTAGTTTGGTTTTGTCTGTTTCAaggtttatttgtgtgtgtgtgcgcgcatgtAGAAACGTATCAAATGATCTCAGCTGGTTTCTGACCCAATCCCTTGTTTTATACCCTGCAGCAATCTCCACAGTCATATCAAATTACTCCTAAGGGCCAGAAGGTGACTGTTTTGGTCAATCCTGAAGACTATGGCATGGACCAAAACAGCGACGACTCGACAGATGACGAATCTGCGCCCAGAAAACCCATCCCGTCCTGGGCTGAGGGTATGATGCTTTTTGGCAACTGCtggaaatgtttatttgtagTTACCTTTCCATCTGTGATACAGTTAAGTAATAATCTATAGTTGgctgtgcattaaaatattcacGATGTGGAGATGAAGAACCACCCGACATGAAGCGGAGTGCATTCAAATCATTTAAAGCACAGCTAGCTCTAGATTACCCCGCTTATACCATGGTCACTTGACAGTATTGACAAGCTAAAGCTGTTGTTGATGTTTGCAGTGCAGATGTTAAAGCACACACAGTGCGGTAATATAGAATATTAATGTGCAccttccagccaatcagaatagagggtatgcattgaCGTGCCTTTCCTGCCAGAACACGCCCTCCTTGAACATACAGGGGCAAAAGTGTCTGCTACATGAATGAATTTAATAGGGAAATGAAAGTCAAATGATTATCCCTTCAAGTTAAAGGCAGATGGACTTCat from Chanodichthys erythropterus isolate Z2021 chromosome 24, ASM2448905v1, whole genome shotgun sequence includes these protein-coding regions:
- the incenp gene encoding inner centromere protein A isoform X2; its protein translation is MSSLPETTRSLMQIFNGKLQDFTNEIDNVHMVWLEEIQQEAYRMFSSDFSTEPELMPKTPSQKKTNRRKRVSMELNESRSKRRFSKGKRSNLRRSSVQMTLNSISELVTPHVPNDSSESLIEEPARRTRRNKTTAPAETEPVKRSTRNKGGAKAKEVEEVAEYIPEVEEPVEVQDSASNQDQILVSEAVVKIPSSERLSAELMLNAGLSPGRSANKIPIAASGSQTTPQGPSRTSVRRSLVLRRSLVGLRHSMTQEAVRRASRRSFLKKKARLGNSTCSSSVSEDICMDIEPEDMENKEEQVDAPQKMAELVTETNPEPEIVQSEEPEPEKTEEKESEVKDKLPKEIAESPSTVENCRFTRSMARTSETDDSSGSKSRGDGRPTRSGSKRRAAESAIQEIGTPKKKHSPPKKCLTSVAPHMRSFVHTVQKNQMLMMTPGSLGRSNIMKSFIKQSASKTDVKERERQKWDALNKKIEQENERKKKIEEERRKKQEEMKRKRDERLKRVVEARVKGEKEKEQEKKKKIEEKMAQLEKKNDLLRVERMAEEKAKRKVATKRQEELELRKKQEEAARQKKLQQVEEEERRHQEMLAKRKAEEEREKARKLAEATRALELKKEQEREKEKERERERERERERERQAAAEKERLEKEKAIALQKELERAAREKERREMEEKRKMEEQRRAEQEREAQQKRAAAAAAASASHTVTAQFSKTQAASMLNSTITKGSALNMTVDIENSVLKTPVGKGAALNKTIDHGAGLNVTVDIEQSPQSYQITPKGQKVTVLVNPEDYGMDQNSDDSTDDESAPRKPIPSWAEGMQLQQSIMKQYYNPLDLNSYFGKPEPPKLEAIFRRTKPRFFKRTSSAVWHSPPRLGNLGN
- the incenp gene encoding inner centromere protein A isoform X1; amino-acid sequence: MSSLPETTRSLMQIFNGKLQDFTNEIDNVHMVWLEEIQQEAYRMFSSDFSTEPELMPKTPSQKKTNRRKRVSMELNESRSKRRFSKGKRSNLRRSSVQMTLNSISELVTPHVPNDSSESLIEEPARRTRRNKTTAPAETEPVKRSTRNKGGAKAKEVEEVAEYIPEVEEPVEVQDSASNQDQILVSEAVVKIPSSERLSAELMLNAGLSPGRSANKIPIAASGSQTTPQGPSRTSVRRSLVLRRSLVGLRHSMTQEAVRRASRRSFLKKKARLGNSTCSSSVSEDICMDIEPEDMENKEEQVDAPQKMAELVTETNPEPEIVQSEEPEPEKTEEKESEVKDKLPKEIAESPSTVENCRFTRSMARTSETDDSSGSKSRGDGRPTRSGSKRRAAESAIQEIGTPKKKHSPPKKCLTSVAPHMRSFVHTVQKNQMLMMTPGSLGRSNIMKSFIKQSASKTDVKLGSGSVERERQKWDALNKKIEQENERKKKIEEERRKKQEEMKRKRDERLKRVVEARVKGEKEKEQEKKKKIEEKMAQLEKKNDLLRVERMAEEKAKRKVATKRQEELELRKKQEEAARQKKLQQVEEEERRHQEMLAKRKAEEEREKARKLAEATRALELKKEQEREKEKERERERERERERERQAAAEKERLEKEKAIALQKELERAAREKERREMEEKRKMEEQRRAEQEREAQQKRAAAAAAASASHTVTAQFSKTQAASMLNSTITKGSALNMTVDIENSVLKTPVGKGAALNKTIDHGAGLNVTVDIEQSPQSYQITPKGQKVTVLVNPEDYGMDQNSDDSTDDESAPRKPIPSWAEGMQLQQSIMKQYYNPLDLNSYFGKPEPPKLEAIFRRTKPRFFKRTSSAVWHSPPRLGNLGN
- the incenp gene encoding inner centromere protein A isoform X3; this encodes MSSLPETTRSLMQIFNGKLQDFTNEIDNVHMVWLEEIQQEAYRMFSSDFSTEPELMPKTPSQKKTNRRKRVSMELNESRSKRRFSKGKRSNLRRSSVQMTLNSISELVTPHVPNDSSESLIEEPARRTRRNKTTAPAETEPVKRSTRNKGGAKAKEVEEVAEYIPEVEEPVEVQDSASNQDQILVSEAVVKIPSSERLSAELMLNAGLSPGRSANKIPIAASGSQTTPQGPSRTSVRRSLVLRRSLVGLRHSMTQEAVRRASRRSFLKKKARLGNSTCSSSVSEDICMDIEPEDMENKEEQVDAPQKMAELVTETNPEPEIVQSEEPEPEKTEEKESEVKDKLPKEIAESPSTVENCRFTRSMARTSETDDSSGSKSRGDGRPTRSGSKRRAAESAIQEIGTPKKKHSPPKKCLTSVAPHMRSFVHTVQKNQMLMMTPGSLGRSNIMKSFIKQSASKTDVKLGSGSVERERQKWDALNKKIEQENERKKKIEEERRKKQEEMKRKRDERLKRVVEARVKGEKEKEQEKKKKIEEKMAQLEKKNDLLRVERMAEEKAKRKVATKRQEELELRKKQEEAARQKKLQQVEEEERRHQEMLAKRKAEEEREKARKLAEATRALELKKEQEREKEKERERERERERERERQAAAEKERLEKEKAIALQKELERAAREKERREMEEKRKMEEQRRAEQEREAQQKRAAAAAAASASHTVTAQNSVLKTPVGKGAALNKTIDHGAGLNVTVDIEQSPQSYQITPKGQKVTVLVNPEDYGMDQNSDDSTDDESAPRKPIPSWAEGMQLQQSIMKQYYNPLDLNSYFGKPEPPKLEAIFRRTKPRFFKRTSSAVWHSPPRLGNLGN